aggttgaagacgtgggccaggcatggaacatgttggagtccggcaagctccagagctgctaccaggttccggccgttatcacaaacgaccatgcctgggcccaggtgcagcggctcaaaccatattgccgtctcatcgaggagggcatccctcacctcggaggcagtgtgctgtctgtcccccaagctgatcagcttcagcacagcctgctgacgtctaccaacgccagtgctgcaacgtttccaactcgtagctggggtcaatctaacagcggaggaggaggcggtggcggaggaggaggcggtggcggaggaggaggcggtagaggaggaggaggaggaggggggtgttcttctcgtgtccctgccaggaatgttaggcggggagacgaggtacaccgggccagtttgggaagcagtcccagcctcaactacattcacccagtgtgccgtcagtgaaatgtagcgtccctgtccgcatgcacttgtccacgcgtcggtggtcaagtggacctttgtgcaaagcgcggaactaagggcccgcctgatgttgagtgacacgtgctggtgcaaggcggggacggcacaccgggagaagtagtgacggctagggacggcatagcgaggtgccgcagttgccatcaggtccaggaaggcgggagtttcaacaagccggaacgccaacatctcctgggccagcagtttagcgatgttggcgttcaaggcttgcgcgtgtgggtggttagcagtgtatttctgccgccgctccaatgtctgagagatggtgggttgttgtaaagaaacgcctgatggtgcctttgatggtgcaggagaaggagataagacaggaccaggggaggatgaggtagaagtcaacaaagtggcggaggcagatgaagtggtgtcctggctcgtcctctggagtgcatcgccagcacagtcagcagtggcagtggcagaggcagaggcagtggcagtggcgtgaacggcagtcggcctttgtcctgccgttgctgcctgccactgattccagtgcttggattccaaatgacggcgcattgaagtggtggacaggttgctcttctcagagcccctaatcaatttcgagaggcaaattgtgcagacaacactatatctgtcctcggcgcattccttgaaaaaactccacaccttcgagaaacgtgccctcgaggtgggagtttttcggggctgggtacgaactggaacatcttgggagattccgggtgtggcctggcttcgcctaagctgctgacctctgcctctgcctctagctaccctttttggtgctgcacctgcctcaacatccacactactttccccgcttgacatcccccctgtccaggtcgggtcagtgtcctcatcatccaccacttcctcttccaactcctgtctcatctcctcctcccgcacaatgcgccggtcaactggatgccctgacggcaactgcgtcacatcatcgtcgatgagggtgggttgctggtcatccaccaccaaatcgaacggagatggaggagactctagtgtttgagcatctggatacagatgctcctctgttaggttcgtggaatcgtgacgtggagaggcaggttgagggacaatgaaaggagcggagaacagctctggggagcagggacagtttgggttattgttctgtaaagcttcggaattttgggaggaaggaagacaagactgttgggtaataggaggagaggaggcagagtctgactggctgctggacaatgtgctgtaagcgttctctgacagccattgcaagacctgttcctggttctcgggcctactaaggtttgtaccctgcagtttagttaatgtggcaagcaaccctggcactgtggagtggcgcaatgcttgctgccccacaggagtaggcacgggacgccctgtggcttcactgctaccttgctccccagaaccattcccccgacctcgcccacggcctcgtccacgtccctttccgggagccttgcgcattttgaattcctagttagaaattggcactgtataccagtagtaaaaattgtgggtgcacgtaaccccaatatattctttgaattcccagtcagacactggcactatatggcagtagcaagaaatgagggtatttgtattcccaatatactctttgaattcccagtcagacaatggcactgtataccagtagtaaaaattgtgggtgcacgtaaccccaatatattctttgaattcccagtcagaaactggcactatatggcagtagcaagaaatgagggtatttgtattcccaatatactctttgaattcccagtcagacaatggcactgtataccagtagtaaaaattgtgggtgcacgtaaccccaatatattctttgaattcccagtcagacactggcactatatggcagtagcaagaaatgagggtatttgtattcccaatatactctttgaattcccagtcagacaatggcactgtataccagtagtaaaaattgtgggtgcacgtaaccccaatatattctttgaattcccagtcagacactggcactatatggcagtagcaagaaatgagggtatttgtattcccaatatactctttgaattcccagtcagacaatggcactgtataccagtagtaaaaattgtgggtgcacgtaaccccaatatattctttgaattaccagtcagaaactggcactatatggcagtagcaagaaatgagggtatttataaccccaatatattctttgaattcccagtcagacaatggcactgtataccagtagtaaaaattgtgggtgcacgtaaccccaatatattctttgaattcccagtcagaaactggcactatatggcagtagcaagaaatgagggtatttataaccccaatatattctttgaattcccagtcagacaatggcactgtataccagtagtaaaaattgtgggtgcacgtaaccccaatatattctttgaattcccagtcagaaactggcactatatggcagtagcaagaaatgagggtatttgtattcccaatatactctttgaattcccagtcagacaatggcactgtataccagtagtaaaaattgtgggtgcacgtaaccccaatatattctttgaattcccagtcagacactggcactatatggcagtagcaagaaatgagggtatttgtattcccaatatactctttgaattcccagtcagacaatggcactgtataccagtagtaaaaattgtgggtgcacgtaaccccaatatattctttgaattcccagtcagaaactggcactatatggcagtagcaagaaatgagggtatttataaccccaatatattctttgaattcccagtcagacaatggcactgtataccagtagtaaaaattgtgggtgcacgtaaccccaatatattctttgaattcccagtcagaaactggcactatatggcagtagcaagaaatgagggtatttataaccccaatatattctttgaattcccagtcagacaatggcactgtataccagtagtaaaaattgtgggtgcacgtaaccccaatatattctttgaattcccagtcagaaactggcactatatggcagtagcaagaaatgagggtatttgtattcccaatatactctttgaattcccagtcagacaatggcactgtataccagtagtaaaaattgtgggtgcacgtaaccccaatatattctttgaattcccagtcagacactggcaccatatggcagtagcaagaaatgagggtatttgtattcccaatatactctttgaattcccagtcagacaatggcactgtataccagtagtaaaaattgtgggtgcacgtaaccccaatatattctttgaattaccagtcagaaactggcactatatggcagtagcaagaaatgagggtatttataaccccaatatattctttgaattcccagtcagacaatggcactgtataccagtagtaaaaattgtgggtgcacgtaaccccaatatattctttgaattcccagtcagaaactggcactatatggcagtagcaagaaatgagggtatttataaccccaatatattctttgaattcccagtcagacaatggcactgtataccagtagtaaaaattgtgggtgcacgtaaccccaatatattctttgaattcccagtcagaaactggcactatatggcagtagcaagaaatgagggtatttgtattcccaatatactctttgaattcccagtcagacaatggcactgtataccagtagtaaaaattgtgggtgcacgtaaccccaatatattctttgaattcccagtcagacactggcactatatggcagtagcaagaaatgagggtatttgtattcccaatatactctttgaattcccagtcagacaatggcactgtataccagtagtaaaaattgtgggtgcacgtaaccccaatatattctttgaattcccagtcagaaactggcactatatggcagtagcaagaaatgagggtatttgtattcccaatatactctttgaattcccagtcagacaatggcactgtataccagtagtaaaaattgtgggtgcacgtaaccccaatatattctttgaattcccagtcagacactggcactatatggcagtagcaagaaatgagggtatttgtattcccaatatattctttgaattcccagtcagacaatggcactgtataccagtagtaaaaattgtgggtgcacgtaaccccaatatattctttgaattaccagtcagaaactggcactatatggcagtagcaagaaatgagggtatttgtattcccaatatattctttgaattcccagtcagacaatggcactgtataccagtagtaaaaattgtgggtgtatatagccccaattctattgctaggggacttgcagggtatttctggggtgaaggtgggggggcacaccgttggaacgggtatcggggtatatatcgggtatacgggaatacactgacagtgtattccattcaggatcctgggaaagctgggttgcggcgattgagcccgtcagtgccacgttacactgacaagcttctccctggaatttagctcttacaagagctgttggttgtcttctccttcctatcctagcctgtccctgcctacccagaatctaagccctagctagctggacggaaacctccgtcctcggtgaattgcaagctcagaatgacacgaagctgggcgtcgctgttcttttaaattagaggtcacatgttttcggcagccaatgggttttgcctacttttttcaacgtcaccggtgtcgtagttcctgtcccacctacccagcgctgttattggagcaaaaaaggcgccagggaaggtgggaggggaatcgagtaatggcgcactttaccacgcggtgttcgattcgattcgaacatgccgaacagcctaatatccgatcgaacatgagttcgatagaacactgttcgctcatctctagtcatcagtatcAGGTTGGTGGAAGTCTAAAACATGGCACCTCCATCGATCAGTGGTTTCAAGCAGCAGTATTGCTTGGGCTAgcaaggatagctcatcaatataatATTGCTGGATAAGCCCtcggctaaggccacatgtagtgaGTCTGCTGCACAGCCACAGCTATTGCATAGTATGATTTGGTCACAGTTACTTCCACGGCTGTGGTGTCCGTAGTCCAAACCATCAACTCCACTAGCCACAGACAGACTGCAAAGTCAACTTTAATTCCCGATTCCTCTGaccccttcataaatggctgacagccatggtcagtaagaagcagtaaagatcctctaaataattaaagggatcctatcagtcagacacaattttttataGGTACCACATCTGAATAGccatcttctccatgccgccgttcgcctacaatcccagtttttgtcggtatgtaaattagctctctggcagcactgggggcgggccccaatgctgcgagagaactcttcagcaccgcctcctcttcttcagcagcgtcatcttcagcctcttcttccagcggtggctagtaacttctaaggccttgggcagagcagactgcgtatgccccacagaccacgagaaaatgggcgcttacaatactgtgcaagcggccattttctcgtggcctgtgggcatgcgcagtctgctctacccaagggccgaggcctagaagttacaagacaccgccggaagaagaggctgaagatgacgctgctggagagagttctctcatagcattggggacgccccagtgctgtctgagtgctggggcccgccctagtgctgcgagagaactcatttacataccaagaaaaaacgggattgtaggcgaacggcggcgcggagaagatgacgaaaggtaggagacgaatagcctttcttaaggctattccgacgtgttacctacaaaaaattgtgtctgactgatcgGATCCGTTTAAGTGATTGACTTCTTATGTTAGTAAACATGTAACAAAATGTATATCTAATTAATGATACAATACTAATAATTGattaatataattaaaagttaatcatTTTATATTATTAAATCAAGATTCCTCCCCCATTGACTCCGACTTCACCCAGAATTGGTCctgactgactccacagcccaggCTACTAATATGTTCTGTTCACCTACCTGGCAGGGTCTGGAGTTCCAGTAAAGAAGTGGCAGCATGGCTGGTTTGGATCCTGGGGCAGAATTGATACCATGCTTCCAGTTGTCATAAATCCCCCCACCATGTTAATACCACTTGGCTTGTCTGATAGAATTTCCATCATGGTTTCAGCCGTCAGGTTTCCTAAAAGACGTATACATTGTGTCAGGGGCAGCAGGTTCCCCATTTACATCTGTGGGTGCAGCACACATTAATATTACAACCCGCTTTACAAGGACTGGGAGAGAATGAATATACTGGGTTATATaatgcagtatatagaactgtaagTGACCTAGCACAAAGAATAGCAAAAACACAATAATAAAGCAATGCATTATCAGAGAACACTGGACTTGCCTTTATGCTTCCTGAGTAGTTTGTATCCTTCACAAAATCTATCCCCAGATGATGACGATCTTGATGGGTTAAAATATGAATACACTGCCGCAAAATTAAAGTCTTTCCTTCCATCCCACCAACCCTTGGTCTTGGCATATTCCCTCATTGCAGGGTGTTCTCGATCAATTTTGGTGGTGATGGACAGATTGTTGGATATATTCTTTATAccttctgttaaaaaaaataagttaaatataaatatatattttatttattatcacatctgcgttcattccAAGGGGCTTTTGGGGATCAATAAAGTTTCAAGGGGTTTCCCAGGTTAAAGATATTAATAACAGACCGGTGGATTTCGAACATCTGGCACCCCTGCCCAACAGGTGCAAGAGCAGACACAAAAACCAAAACCAGACAGTTCCGATCTCTGTGTGGTGCCTGAGCTGAGTTAATGCAGATCCAAGTGAatgtgatctgcagtaacctggtctggccactagagACAATGGAACAATTTGCTTATGGGAATGGGATTTGTCATTTCAGGGTGAGACTGGATCATTTGAAGTTACGTGCTCAAGTCCTCAGGCTGCACCAAGTGAATGCAACAAACCAATCATATTAATGCAAAGAAGACAGACATTTATTCtcttagcaccaacatattccatagcgtaTTGACaatcactgttccatatagggctcacaatctacaatgcttatcagtatgtcttttggagtttggaaaaaaacatgcaaacacgggcagaacatacaaactccttgcagatgttgttctttgttagatttgaacccaggactcctatCCACAATTTAGCCAATGAGTGTGAGAATGGGAGCACATGACTCCTTGCATAAATGGGACGGTGGTTGAGCATATGCACTGCTGCCACTCCATTATATGGATggcgggggcaacatggtggctcaatggttagcactgcagcgttggagtcctgggttcgaatcccaccaggaacatcatctgcaaggtgtttgtatgttctccctgtgtttgtgtgtatttcctcccattctacaaagacatactgataggtgaaaatttacattgtgatccctatatggggctcacaatctacactaaaaaaaaaaattatatgcatgGCTAACGTGATAAGTTTATAacttggtacaatccctttaaggcctgttAATGAAGATATGGTAAGTCTCCTTTAAGGTGCACCTATTGAAAGGTAGAAGAGATAACGTTACCGTCTACTTTCTCAGCGGCCCAGTACTGGCCGGCCGTCTCCAGTATCCATGCCTCCTTCCTGTCCGCTATGAGGAAGCTGTTGTGGTAGGTGAAGGACATCGGACTCTCCATGCAGTTGCCCCCTTGGCCATATTTTTCTAACAAGCCAACGATCACATCCAATGCTCCTTCAGCCGTGTCTGCCCTCTCCAGACCTAACCTAGAAGGAACACAGATTCTTCACCAAACCCTCCATCATGATTGTTATTAGAAGTATAGCAGCCACTTTCCTGACCTGACCAGGTCCATGCCCAGAAGTGCCTCTTTATCATCTATCTCTTCTTTCCCCCAGACAGCTTCATTGCCAATGCACACACCAAATTCATTAGCTCCCATTTCAGCTCCCCATAGCCAAGATGGTCGACTTAAAACCACCGAGTGAGTCTTCTGCACTTGTTCTATTTTGATGTAAGTACACTATaggaaaaatattaataaaagtcaATAAACAGGTAGAAATAATTAAAGTAAAGCACTGCACATGGTTCACTATGTAACAGCTACCCTTCAGTTCTCAATAAATGCTAAGTACCTGGCGCAGCACTTATTAAAGGGTATGCCCATTACTGACACCTATCCAATAGGGGACAAGTGTCGCAGAGTTAGGAGTCCAATCGCCGGGTCCCTAAGTGAATAGGAGAACCCCTGTATCCTCCCTATGATGGAAGCACTGGAGTGACAGCATGACCAACGCGCCATGTACTTTTATGGGGCTGCCGGATACCGCaatcctggcagccccatagcagagAATGGAGTGTCTGTCATCAAAGGGCACAAGGAGGATGGCAGTGGACCCCATTCTCCTGACCGCCGGGGGACCATACAGTTGGATTTACAGTGAGCTGACACTTAACCCCTATGTTGTGTAAGGGATAAGTGTGTataataggacaacccctttaatcttcatCATGCACTTCCTCTAATACCCAGTCCCCTCTTCATTTCTGCAATATGGCCACCGACATTTCAAACTACTCTCTGCAAATTATTTGGACCCCTGGCCTACCTCTAGTTTCTCTCCTGGTTGGTAAGACTGTCCTGGGAAGTATACGATCTCCTGGACTTCATCACTTGGGCGGTCAgaattttttccaaaaataattCTGTCGCCGACTGTTGCAGGTGGAAGAGCAACGAAGGTGTCGCAGGAGCGGGGATCCATATTGTCACTATGGTctgcagtatacacataataagcAGAGTTACATCAGTAAATATACAGATTTATACTCCCTGAACCCTAGTACGTACAAGGTACAAGATTTGGGGAACGCTCTCCTCTGTTTGCTGTGTGGATCATTGTTTATCacataaaatgaaaaaatgatgGAGGTTTTTGTTTCCATCCGGGACATTTATGAGATACCCATATGCCATAATTGTCAGATAAGTGTGGGACCAGCATCTTCCTCAAGGGAGccttgcagtcggctctgcccaaggcctagaagattgaaacccaaaacggaggaagacacagggagagggcgttccagaataagacagaggcggtgctggagagttctctcacagcactggggacgcccacagtgctgcgagagaactggatttctactgaacggcagcgcggagaagacatctaaaggtaggagatgaatagcctttcttaaggatattcctacgtgttagggagggaaaaaaaagggcatccaatgataagatccctttaagggcaagtttaaagaggacctttcactgatttgggcacaggcagttctatatgctgctggaaagctgacagtgcgctgaattcagcgcactgtcggctttcccgatttgtgccgcgggtaaagagctatcagtaccgtagctcttcacagtcagaagggcgttcctgacagtcagtcaggaacctcCTTCTctgcagcagcgcctatagcgccgtacagtgtgagcggggaggaactcccccctccctctgctcacagtgctcgtccatagagctcacaatgtacattttttccctatcagtatgtcttttttggaatatgggatggaaatccatgcaaacacggggagaacatacaaactccttgcagatggttttatgcccttggcgggatttgaacaccaggactccagcgctgcaaggctgcagtgctaaccactgagccaccgtgtggccccaatccataggcgagtattatcaggaggggagggggcgttcctccccgctca
This region of Leptodactylus fuscus isolate aLepFus1 chromosome 8, aLepFus1.hap2, whole genome shotgun sequence genomic DNA includes:
- the SCRN3 gene encoding secernin-3; this translates as MDPRSCDTFVALPPATVGDRIIFGKNSDRPSDEVQEIVYFPGQSYQPGEKLECTYIKIEQVQKTHSVVLSRPSWLWGAEMGANEFGVCIGNEAVWGKEEIDDKEALLGMDLVRLGLERADTAEGALDVIVGLLEKYGQGGNCMESPMSFTYHNSFLIADRKEAWILETAGQYWAAEKVDEGIKNISNNLSITTKIDREHPAMREYAKTKGWWDGRKDFNFAAVYSYFNPSRSSSSGDRFCEGYKLLRKHKGNLTAETMMEILSDKPSGINMVGGFMTTGSMVSILPQDPNQPCCHFFTGTPDPARSVFKPFIFAPQIEPFVRTASPVFGAEDPVKLRPRFQTKPDRRHELYKKHEDVLMSMETSQNELLKKMKNLEKKRLEEVERYLQGGASDGAGLAALFASCVEEEMHLYE